The Mesorhizobium opportunistum WSM2075 DNA window GCCCGCACGCGCCTGCAGGAAATCTTGAAGATCTCCGGTGAAGACGAATATGGTCCCGATGCGATCTCGACCCAGGTCACAGGGACGGCAGCACATTGAAGCATGCCTAGTAGCAGGAACCCGGATGCTGCCGCGTCGGTCTCAATCAGGCGAGGCACGTCCGTAGGCCAGCGCCACCGCTTCGACCAGATCTTCGCCTGAATAGGGTTTGGTGACCAGCCTCACCCCTGGAAACGTTGCCTTGATCTCGTCCGCATCCGAATAGCCGGAGGCAAACACGAAGGGGACGCCTGTTTCACGCAGGCCCGCGGCGAATTCGAGCGTCGAAGTGCCGCCCAGCATCAGATCGACGATGGCCGCGTCGAATTGCGTTGCGACCTTTCGGCCATCGACCTCGGTCAGGTCGCGGGCAATCACCACCTCGCCTGCACCGTGGTCACGGCAAAGCTGCTCGACATCCATGGCTATGAGGAACTCGTCCTCCAAGACAAGAATGCGCAATCCATCAAGTAACGGGGGCACGGGCAATGGCTCCTTGAAACGGTGGGAGTCATGATGGTTATTTGGGCCGTTGTCATTTAAAAAAGACATGCCGCCGCTCGTCTAACAGAGACATCCCGCCGCTCGTCGGAACTTCGATCCCGGCAAAGCGTTTCAAATCCTGCCTGCCGCCCGGCGGGCGCTCGAGGAGGGGGTCGAAATGCCAAGCCAGAATGGGCGCTTTTCAGCTGATGGATCGCAAGCTGGTCGTCTGGCGCGACGGCGGTTGCGAGGCGCTAAAGCAGCTCGGGAGGGCCGCCGAGTTCTGACGCAATGCATCTTGCCAGATCGGGTGCGCGCGGGCAGCTTTCCAGGTAGTTTGGACCGATGCCGGAACGTTAAGCCGCACGGCGCGTTTGAAATCGAGCAATCACAAGGAGTTAAGCAATGGCAGCTGCCGCAGGAAAGACCGCCAACGAGGCGCGGGCGAATTCGGACCTCGAGGCCGATATCAGGCAGTTGAAGGCCGATATCGACAAGCTTACCAAACAGTTGGCCAAGACCGGTGAACACGGCTACGGCACCGCGCGTCGTGCGGCGGCCGAAGGTGTCGAGCAGTTGCGGGCCCAGGGTGAAGCGGCTTTCGATAACCTGCGCGGCAACGCCAGGGATATCGAGGCGCAGATGGTGGCGAGCGTACGCGAAAAGCCTGTGACGTCACTGGCAATCGCCGCCGGTGTCGGCTTCCTCTTCGCGCTGCTCGCGCGTCGCTAGTCACGCCGCAGATGGGACTGCTGGCATCGCTGCTTTCGGGTTTCGCCTCGGGTGAAACTTTGGCCGCCGTGCGCCGCGCGCGCACGGCGGCCATCGTCTATGCGCTCGCCGCTCTGGCGGCATTGTGCGGTCTCGGCTTTCTGGTGGGGGCCGCCTATATCTGGGCGGCGGCCCGCTATGGATCGCTGGCGGCGGCGCTCGGTTTCGGTGTCGGCTTTCTGGTGGTCGCGGGCCTCGTTCTCCTGATCCATCGGTTGATGTCCGGCGCTCGCGCTCGCCGCGAGGCAAAGCGGCGCAAAACCGACATGAAGGCGATCGGCGTCACGGCCGCACTGGCCCTGCTGCCGACGTTGCTCAAGGGGACAGGGGGACTCAAGGGGAAAGGCGGCCTCGGGATCATTCTGGGCCCGGCCGTGGCGCTCGCGGCCTATGCCATTTACCGCGAGAACTCCAAACCCGGCGCTGACCATCCGGATGATGCCGGCGAGGGGAAATAACGTCGCCGCTTCGGCCCGGATGGGTCCGTCATTTCGACAGGTCTTCCAGGGGCATCGATATTTCGGCGAATACGCCCTCCTGACGGAATTCATGGGTCACTTCGCTTGAAAGGACCTTGGCTAGGCTGCGCCGGATGAGGATCGAGCCGAACCCGTGGCGCTGGGGCGGGGTAACCTGCGGGCCGCCGCTTTCGCGCCAGGTCAGCACCAGGCGACGGTCGCTCTTCCTGCCTTGCGCCTTCCAGCCGAGATCGACCTTGCCCGACGCAACCGACAGCGATCCATATTGCAATGCGTTGCTGGCCAACTCGTGCAGGATAAGGCCAAGGCCGACGGCCTGATCGGGCGACAGCAGCAGGTCGGCCCCGGAAATCGTCATACGCGGCTGGCCGGCTGTGTCAAAGGGTCCGGTCTCGATCTGGACGAGTTCGCGGATACCGATGCCGCGCCACTCTCGGTCGGACAAAAGATTGTGCGCGACGCCCAGGGCCTGAAGCCGGGCACCGAAGGCTTCCAGGAATTCGCTCGGCTGGCGGGCATGACGCACGGTCTGCGTCGCCAGCGCCTGGACGGTCGCCAGCGTGTTCTTGACGCGATGGTTGAGTTCGCGCAGCAACAGCCGCTGCCGCTCGTCGCCGAGCTTGCGTTCGGAGATGTCGTAGTTGACGCCGAAGATGAGCGTCGGCTTGCCCTCGCCGTCGCGTTCGATGACACGGCCACGCGTCGCGACCCAACGCGGCGGATGGAAGCCCTTTACGCGATATTCACCGAAGTAGTCGTCACTGCCGGTCAAGGCGTCGCGAAAGCGGGTCTCGGTCTGGTAGACGTCGCGCGGATCGATGGCGGTGAGGATGTCGCGTGCCCGCAGCCGGGTCGAGCGTGGCAGGTTGAACAGTTCCGACAGCCGGACATCGCATTCGATGATGTCGGTGCGGATGTCCCATGCCCAGCTGGCAAGCGAGGCCGCGTCGAGCGCGATGGCGCGGCGTTTTTCCTCGCGCGCCAGTGCGGCCTCGGCGATAGCGCCGCTGCGGGTTGCGTCCTTCAGGGTGAACAGGCTGGCGGCGAGGCCGGCGAGCCTCTTCAACTGGTCGAGCGTGGCGGGGGACGGATAGGCATGCGGCTTGCGGTCGAGGACGCATAGCGTGCCGATCCTTGCGCCGGCCACCAGCATCGGCGCGCCGGCATAGAAGCGCACATGGTGCTTGCCGGTGACCAGCGGGTTGGTTTTGAAGCGTGGATCCGTCGTTGCGTCCGTCACCACCATGGGTTCGTCGCCGGCGGCGATGGCGTGGGCGCAGAAGGAGATGTCGGTCGTCGTTTCGGTCTCGTCCAGGCCAAAGCAGGACTTGAACCATTGCCGCTCGATATCGACGAGCGTGACCAGGGCGATCGGCGCTCGCATGACGGTCGCGGCAAGGCTGCTGATGCGGTCGAAGTCCAGGTCCGCGGCCGTATCCAGCATCTCCAGCCCGTGCAGCACGGCCAGACGGCTTTCGTCCTTCACCGCGCCCGCAACCGCGGCCGGCAGAGCCGGCACTGTTTCCACCTTGCTATTCACCCAAGTCCCCAAAGCCCAGCCCCGGTCTTTGCCGCTTCGCCGGCCTGCGGCCGATCGGCTCGTCTCGGAACCATCCTAGCAAGGAACCGTTACCGAGAACGTCAACAGGCGCGGAACGAAACAAGGACCGGCCATGATCAAGATCATTCCCGAAAACAAAGCGCGTCAGGGGCGATGGGGCAGGCATGGCTTGCGTATCCTGATCGCCGCACTGCTTCTCGCCTTCGCGGCCTGGGGCATCGCCGAAATCTATGGCGAGGTCGCCAAGACGCCGGCGACAGAGCAAGGAAGCGCGCCGAGCAACTAGAGCCTTGACCGTCATCGTCCGAGATCGCATCAGGCGGCCTTTGCCTCGGCAATGCTGGCCGGCACCAGGACATTGAGCGCGCCAGGCCGGATTTCGAGCGTCGTGTCGCGGTCGAGCCTGACCAGTTCGCCATCCATCACAGCGTGGAACTTCTTACTGCCCGAGTGGATTTTCAGAACCGCCCGGTCGGCTTGGTGGATTTCGACATGCTCGTTGTCGCGCCATTTGCCACGCGCCACGTCGAAGAAGAATTTGACCAGTTCTGCACGCTGCTGCGCCACCGTGACGTAGATACCGAGCACGCCGCCAGCAGGGTTGTCGGCATAGGGCAGGTGGCCTTCGCCAAACAAATTGTTGGTAATACCGATGCCGGTGATGCGCGCCGCGATCTCGGTTTCGCCGATATTTAACGTGACGTTCATCGCCGGCGGATTCTTGATCGTCGCCCACGCCGCCTTAGCCGAAGCCCCGATCTTTCCCAGGCGCGAACCGAATTCCATCCTTTGGCGCAACTGAACCATCCTCGCATGCATGCCGATGGAGAACTGATGGATGAAGGGCTGGCCGTTGGCCGTGGCCATGTCGACGGCGATGATTTCGCCGTCGGCGAAGGATTTCAGCGCGGCATCGAGCGACTGTGGAATGCCCAGGCCGCGTGCGAACAGGTTCATGGTGCCAGCCGGCAATATGGCAAGCGCTTTGTTCTTGCCCATCAGCCTGGCGGCCGCGGCGGAAATGGTTCCGTCGCCGCCACCGGCCAGCACGACATCGACGGCACGGCGCGAAGCGACGCTGTCGAGGGTCTCGACCACGTCCTTGCCGGCAACGACATCGATGCTGAGAGAATGGCCAGCACTTTCCAGGGTCCGACGCATCCTGTCGGAAAAAGCCGCGAGGTCGGTGGTGCGCATGGTGCCACCGTCCCGGTTCAGCACCGCCGCAAATTTCATGCCCCGCTCCGCTGCCTAAGACACAGTCCGGCCGGCATGCGCCCAGCCGAAGGCTGAAACGCAGCGAAGCGGAAAAGGTTCCGGCGGCACCGGGATCCGCGGTTGCATCCAGTGGGCCTGCCCCGCATTTCGCTTCAGGTTTCATCACCAATGCCACGCGGCTTTTTGTCGGAACAACAGCATGGTCACGACGTTGTGAACTTGTAGAAATGCCGCGCTCGATCTCACCGGCGACGGTCAAAACCGGGCGCGGCGTGCACGCAACTCAGGCACGCAGGAGAGATGATCATGATCCGCACCCTTTTAGCTTCGACCGCACTCGCAGCCCTGGTCGCGACCGGCGCCTTTGCGCAGACCGAGGCAAGCCCGGGACCGGCCACACCTTCCGTCCAGCAGCCCGCCGCTGGTTCGGCGATACACGCCGAAGGTAGCATCGTCACCAACATCATCGGCGAATCCGTCTATAACGGCCCCGGTGACGACGCCGAAAATATCGGCAAGGTCACCGATGTCGTCTTCGACAAGGATGGCATGACGAAATCCGTCGTCATCGGCGTCGGCGGCTTTCTCGGTGTCGGAACGAAGGATGTCGCCTTCGACTACGACAAGCTGCAATGGGCCGAGAAGAATGGCGACCGGTGGCTGATTGCCAAGACAACCAAGGACGAGTTGAAGGCCCAACCTGAATTCGACAGCAAGCCTTATGAACCCGCGTCAGCGCCTGCGGCTTCCAACGCGGCAGCACCCGCGGCAACGGATACGGCACAGGCACCTGCCGCCGCACCGGCCGAGCCGGTAAAGCGCGCCGATGGCAATCTTGCCACCAACATCATCGGTGAGACCGTCTACAACGGCACCGGCGACGACGCACAGAACATCGGCAGCGTCAACGACATCGTGCTGAGCAAGGAGGGCAAGGCCCAGTCACTGGTGATCGGCGTGGGCGGGTTCCTTGGCCTCGGGGCCAAGAACGTGACCTATGACTTCAACAAGGCACAGTGGGCCGAGAAGAACGGCGACCGCTGGCTGGTGGCGCAGACCACCAAGGAAGAGCTGCAGGCGCAACCGGATTTCAACCGCAAGGCCTATGACCCGGTGCCGGCAACGACGGCGTCCAATGCGCCGGCGGCAACCACTCCGGCCGCCGCGCCCTCCGGCACGACGGCCCCCGCCGCTCCGGCAAACAAGACGGCGCAGGCGCCGGCATCCCCAGATGCCTCGGCTCCCGACCAGACGCAGACCGCGGCCATCGACAAGTCGGCGCTGACGGAAATGCCGATTGGCGAAATCCGTGGCGAGGACCTGAAAGGCACGACCGTCTATGGCGCCAATGATGCCAAGGTCGGCGAGATCGGCGATGTCGTGCTGACGCCCGACAACAAGCCCGACGCCGTGATCGTCGACGTCGGCGGCTTCCTCGGCATAGGCTCGAAGGAAGTGGCTGTCGGCATGGATAATTTGAAGTTCATGACCGACAAGAACGGCAAGAAGTACCTGTACACGACCTTCACCAAGGAACAGCTCCAGGCCCAGACCGCCTATGACAAGGGCAGCTATGCCGAGAAGCGGGACCAGCAGCGGATGATTGTGAGGTAAGGGAATAGGGAATAGGGATAGGCAGTAGGCAGTAGGGAATAGGGAAGAATAGAGCTGGCCAACATCAGGCCGCCGCGGATGCTACTGCCTACTGCCTACTGCCTACATACCCAGCCACACCATTGTCCGTCAGTTCCGCCAGCGCCAGTGACTGGTCGAGATGTTCGGCACGCCAGGCGAGAAGCCGCTCGGCGAATTCCAGACGGGTGGACAGATGCGCAGGGCTGGTGGCGAGGTTGGTCAGTTCGCCAGGGTCTGCCTCGACGTCGAAAAGCAAGGGTGGCAAGCCGCCGCCGAAATGTACGTATTTGAATTTTTTGGTGCGGATGACGGCCAAATTGCACTGGCGCGAGGCAATGCCGAAATGCCGCTCGGCCTCGCCGTCCGCGATCGAGCGGAAATCGAACTCCCAATGAGCGGCGTCGCGCCAGACAGCGGGCGTTCCGCCGCTCAGGAACGGTTTCAGCGAGCATCCGTCGAGATGCGGCTCGGGGGCCCCACCAAGCAGATCCATAAGCGTGGGTAAGATGTCGACCGCTTCGGTGAAGCGATCGACCGTGCTGCCGGCGGCTTTGCGATGTCGCGGATCGCGAATGACCAGCGGGATGTGGTAGCTGCCGTCGAAGTAGCCGCCCTTGCCCAGCATGAAATGGTCGCCCATCATCTCGGCGTGGTCCGACGTCAGCACGATGAGGGTGTCGTTCCACGCACCCGCGGCCTTGACTGCTTGCCAGATGCGGCCGAGTTGCGCGTCCATCTCCGCGATCATGCCGTAATAGATCGCGCGGATCTGGCGGAAATCATCCTCGCTCCAGTCGTGCACTTTGCCCACAGCGCCGGATCGGAACTTCGCGCGTTTCTGCCGGCCAAGATCATAGGCGAGATAGGGATGGCTCTGCGCTTCGGCCCGCCAGCTCTCCGCGCGGTGAAAGACCGGGCCGTCGGCCGGATCGTACAGCGTGTTGTAGGGCTCCGGCACGATGAAGGGTGGGTGCGGGCTGATGAAGGAGAGATGCGCGAACCAGGGCGTGGCCTGCTCCTGCTCGCCCAGCCAGCGGATGAACTCACCGGCAAGGAAAGCGGTCGGCGTATGGTCTTTCGAATAGGCTGGCGGCGCCTCTGTCACTGCGTCGGCATGATCTTCCAGGGGACGATGGATGCCGGGCGATCCGGCGCTGACATCGATGCCTTGCTGCTTCAGCCAGGAAAGCCATTGCTTCTGATGCTCGGGCAGCAGCTGGCGCACCGTGAAACCCGGCAGCACGCCTTCGTAGCTTTGCAGCCTTGGGTCGCCTGGCGCCAGCAAGCGCGGATCGAGCGACACATCGGTGTAGCCGAACAGCGTCGGGTCGTAGCCCAGACTGCGCGCATGCAGCGCAATGTTGCCGTGGCGAGCGTCGAGTGGCGTGCCGTTGCGGCAGACGCGATTGTTCATCTGGTAGAGGCCGGTGTAGAGGCAGGCGCGAGCCGGCGAGCAAGGTGCGGCGCCGCCATAGTGGCGCTTGAACAGCACGCCTTCGGCGGCCAGCGCATCGGCATTCGGTGTCCTCACCACGGGATGGCCGGCGGCCGAGAGGCTATCGCCGCGCCACTGGTCGCAGGTAATCAGGAGAACGTTGGGGCGCCTGCCTGTTCCAGCCACGTGTTATACCTTTCGCTGCATTGTTCGAACGCCGCTCATGGAACCGATTTCCGGCAATGGCGCAAGACCGCTTCTGTGAGTCGATTGGTGAACAAATAGCTTTCGATTGTTCACTTTTGCAGCACAGTCCATTCTGTGTTTGCCGCCTTTGCCGCAAACGGTGGTGTCCTCATATTGGGGTGGACAGCGGCGAGGGCCGCACAGACACCAAGGGAAGGAGCAAGACAATGCTCGACCAGATCAAGGGGCTGCATCACGTCACCTCGATGGCCAAGGATGCAAGGCAGAACAATGATTTCTTCACCCACAAGCTCGGCCTGCGCCGGGTCAAGAAAACCGTCAATTTCGACGCGCCCGACATCTACCATCTCTATTATGGCGACGAGGTCGGCACGCCCGGTTCGGTGATGACTTATTTCCCGTTTCCCAATATCGGCAAGGGCCGTCGCGGGGTCGGCGAAGTCGGCACCACGGTTTATTCCGTGCCGCAGGGCACGCTCGCCTATTGGGAAAAGCGCTTTGCCGATGAAGGCGTGACCGGCGTCTCGCGCGGGGAGAGCTTCGGTGAGAAGCGGATCAGGTTTGATGGCCCCGACGGCGACGGTTTCGCGCTGGTCGAGGACAAGGCCGACAGCCGTGCGCCCTGGGCCAAGGGCGGCATTCCCGCCGACGAGGCGATCCGTGGCTTTCACTCGGTTGCGCTCAGGCTGAAGGATGGCGGCGCCACCGAGGAGCTCTTGAAGTTCATGGGCTACGAGGAAGTCGAGAAATCGGGCACGGTCAGGCGGCTGGCGCTGAAGAACGGCAACGGCGCTGATGTCGTCGACATCGAATCGCTGCCGACGGCGGCCTTCGCCGATCTCGGCGCCGGCTCCGTCCACCATGTCGCCTTTGCCGTCGAGAACCGCGCCAAGCAGCTCGAAGTGCGCAAGGCTCTGACCGACACCGGCTATGGGGTGACGCCGGTGATCGACCGTGACTATTTCTGGGCGATCTATTTCCGCACGCCGGGCGGTGTGCTGTTCGAAGTCGCCACCAACGAACCGGGTTTCGACAGGGATGAAGATACCGCTCATCTCGGTGAGGCGCTGAAGCTGCCGACGCAGCACCAGCACCTCAGACCCTATCTCGAACAGCATCTGCAGAAACTGGAAGGCTGAAGCCATGAGCAAGGACGCCTACATCCACAAGGTGCTGCCCGGTTCGCCCGGCGGTCCGCTGCTCTTCGTCTTCCATGGCACGGGAGGCGACGAGAGCCAGCTTGTCTCACTGGGGCGCGATCTCGCGCCCCAGGCCACCATCATCTCGCCGCGTGGCGATGTGTCCGAACAAGGCGCGGCGCGCTTCTTCCGCCGTACCGGCGAGGGCGTCTATGACATGGACGATTTGGCGCGGGCGACGGGCAAGATGGCAGGGTTCGTCAAGGCGCATGTTGAGGCTGCGAAGCCATCGGCGGTGCTTGGCCTCGGCTATTCCAACGGCGCCAACATCCTGGCCTCGGTGGTGTTCGGGGCACCGGCACTGTTCGACGCTTCGGTGCTGATGCATCCGCTGATCCCGTTCGAACCAAAGGTCAACGGCAGCCTCGCCGGCCGTCACATCTTGGTGAGCGCCGGCAAGCGCGATCCGATCTGCCCGCCGAACCTGACGACACGGCTCGAAGCCTATTTGCGTGCCGACGGCGCCGATGTCACAGTGGAGTGGCACGATGGCGGGCACGAGGTGCGGCCGAATGAGATCGAGGCGGCCCGGCTTTTTTTTGCCGGTGCCGCGCAAGGAGTCTAGCAGATGCCCGACCAACTGCCTGAAATCGAACTGGAGGATCGCGGCTCGAAGGGCCGCTATGTCTTGCGCGGCCCCGGTGGCGCCGAGGCCGAGATGACCTTCACCAAGATCGGCGAGCACCAGATCATCATCGATCACACAGAAGTGCCGGACGTCTTTCGCGGCCAGGGTGCCGGGCTTCGGCTCGTGACCCGCGCCGTCGAGGATGCGCGTGCGGCGGGCAAGAAGATCATCCCGCTTTGTCCGTTCGCCAACGCCCAGTTCCGCCGGCATAAGGAATGGGCCGACGTGCTGAAGCAATAGGATCGTACAGGCGGGTGATCAGCTGCGCGGGGACAAAAGCGCAGCCACTGGCACGGCTTTGTAATTTGCGCGGGTAGCACATCGTGCCTAAGTGGGTATGATAATCGCTCCCGCGCCGACAAACGAACCGAATGATCCCCCAATGACCGCATCCGATCTCGTCCCCGTCTTCGACGGCCATAACGACACGCTGCTCAGGCTGTATCAGTCCAAGGACACGGACGTCGAAAAGCTGTTTATCGAGGGGAAATCGGGCGGCCACATCGATCTGCCGCGCGCCAAGGCCGGCGGCTTTGCCGGCGGCATGTTCGCCATCTTCCCGCCGCCGGTCGAGAAAGCCAGGCGCAGCGCCGTACCCTCGGCACCGAGCGACAGCGAGCCTTTGCCTCCCGAAGTCCCGCGCACCGATGCGCTCAACTCTACGATTGCTATGGCCTCGATCCTGTTTCGGCTGGAACGGGCGGGGGCGCTGGCCGTCTGCCGCAGCGCCGCCGATGTGCGCAACGCCATGGCCAAAGGCACGATCGCGGCCGTGTTCCACATCGAGGGCGTCGAAGCCATCGATCCCGAACTCACCATGCTCGACGTGCTGCATGCCGCGGGCCTGCGTTCGCTCGGCATCGTCTGGAGCCGGCCGAATGCCTTTGGCCATGGCGTGCCGTTCCGCTTTCCCTCTTCGCCCGACACCGGGCCTGGGCTGACCGATGCCGGCAAGGCGCTGGTCAAGGCCTGCAACGAGCTGAAGATCATGATCGACCTCTCGCATCTCAACGAGAAAGGCTTTCGCGACGTGGTTGCGCTTAGTGATGCACCGCTGGTTGCCACGCACTCCAACGTGCATGCGATCTGCGGTCATTCGCGCAACCTCACCGACTGGCAACTCGGCGCGATCCGCGAGTCCGGCGGCATGGTCGGGCTGAACTTTGCCACCGGGTTCCTGCGCGAGGACGGCCGCATGAATGCCGACACCAGCCTCGACATCATGGTGCGCCATGTCGATTCCCTGCTGCAGGCCTTGGGCGAGGATGGCGTCGGTCTCGGCTCGGATTTCGATGGCGCCATGATCCCGGCAGTCATCGGAGATGTGGCCGGCCTGCCGAAGCTGATCGATGCGCTGGCCGCGCGCGGCTTCGGGCGGGCGCTGATCGAGAAGATCGCTTACCGCAACTGGCTAAGCATGCTGGAAAGAACGATAGGCTGAACCACCTATTCGAAGCCGATGCGCTTCAGCCAGTCCTTGCCGACGCCACGATCCCTGATGATCGGCAGCGGGTTTTCCGAATCGAGCCTTGCGCAGATGCGATAGACTTCGAGCGTCTCGGCGCTCATCTCGCCGCGTTTGTAGAAGTACATGGCGGCGGCATAGCGCGTGCGTCCCGACCATTTCTCGCCGAGCGGCGTGTTGACCAGCTCCCACTGCTCGGTGGCTTCCCAATCTTCATCTGTCTCGCCGGCCATGGTCAGAAATCCGCCGGCGGATTGGCGGTGCGGCGATCGAGCTTTATGAAGGGTCGCGCCACCACCTTGGCCCGC harbors:
- a CDS encoding response regulator — its product is MSFLNDNGPNNHHDSHRFKEPLPVPPLLDGLRILVLEDEFLIAMDVEQLCRDHGAGEVVIARDLTEVDGRKVATQFDAAIVDLMLGGTSTLEFAAGLRETGVPFVFASGYSDADEIKATFPGVRLVTKPYSGEDLVEAVALAYGRASPD
- a CDS encoding DUF883 family protein, with amino-acid sequence MAAAAGKTANEARANSDLEADIRQLKADIDKLTKQLAKTGEHGYGTARRAAAEGVEQLRAQGEAAFDNLRGNARDIEAQMVASVREKPVTSLAIAAGVGFLFALLARR
- a CDS encoding sensor histidine kinase, whose amino-acid sequence is MNSKVETVPALPAAVAGAVKDESRLAVLHGLEMLDTAADLDFDRISSLAATVMRAPIALVTLVDIERQWFKSCFGLDETETTTDISFCAHAIAAGDEPMVVTDATTDPRFKTNPLVTGKHHVRFYAGAPMLVAGARIGTLCVLDRKPHAYPSPATLDQLKRLAGLAASLFTLKDATRSGAIAEAALAREEKRRAIALDAASLASWAWDIRTDIIECDVRLSELFNLPRSTRLRARDILTAIDPRDVYQTETRFRDALTGSDDYFGEYRVKGFHPPRWVATRGRVIERDGEGKPTLIFGVNYDISERKLGDERQRLLLRELNHRVKNTLATVQALATQTVRHARQPSEFLEAFGARLQALGVAHNLLSDREWRGIGIRELVQIETGPFDTAGQPRMTISGADLLLSPDQAVGLGLILHELASNALQYGSLSVASGKVDLGWKAQGRKSDRRLVLTWRESGGPQVTPPQRHGFGSILIRRSLAKVLSSEVTHEFRQEGVFAEISMPLEDLSK
- a CDS encoding diacylglycerol/lipid kinase family protein; translation: MKFAAVLNRDGGTMRTTDLAAFSDRMRRTLESAGHSLSIDVVAGKDVVETLDSVASRRAVDVVLAGGGDGTISAAAARLMGKNKALAILPAGTMNLFARGLGIPQSLDAALKSFADGEIIAVDMATANGQPFIHQFSIGMHARMVQLRQRMEFGSRLGKIGASAKAAWATIKNPPAMNVTLNIGETEIAARITGIGITNNLFGEGHLPYADNPAGGVLGIYVTVAQQRAELVKFFFDVARGKWRDNEHVEIHQADRAVLKIHSGSKKFHAVMDGELVRLDRDTTLEIRPGALNVLVPASIAEAKAA
- a CDS encoding PRC-barrel domain-containing protein: MIRTLLASTALAALVATGAFAQTEASPGPATPSVQQPAAGSAIHAEGSIVTNIIGESVYNGPGDDAENIGKVTDVVFDKDGMTKSVVIGVGGFLGVGTKDVAFDYDKLQWAEKNGDRWLIAKTTKDELKAQPEFDSKPYEPASAPAASNAAAPAATDTAQAPAAAPAEPVKRADGNLATNIIGETVYNGTGDDAQNIGSVNDIVLSKEGKAQSLVIGVGGFLGLGAKNVTYDFNKAQWAEKNGDRWLVAQTTKEELQAQPDFNRKAYDPVPATTASNAPAATTPAAAPSGTTAPAAPANKTAQAPASPDASAPDQTQTAAIDKSALTEMPIGEIRGEDLKGTTVYGANDAKVGEIGDVVLTPDNKPDAVIVDVGGFLGIGSKEVAVGMDNLKFMTDKNGKKYLYTTFTKEQLQAQTAYDKGSYAEKRDQQRMIVR
- a CDS encoding alkaline phosphatase family protein produces the protein MAGTGRRPNVLLITCDQWRGDSLSAAGHPVVRTPNADALAAEGVLFKRHYGGAAPCSPARACLYTGLYQMNNRVCRNGTPLDARHGNIALHARSLGYDPTLFGYTDVSLDPRLLAPGDPRLQSYEGVLPGFTVRQLLPEHQKQWLSWLKQQGIDVSAGSPGIHRPLEDHADAVTEAPPAYSKDHTPTAFLAGEFIRWLGEQEQATPWFAHLSFISPHPPFIVPEPYNTLYDPADGPVFHRAESWRAEAQSHPYLAYDLGRQKRAKFRSGAVGKVHDWSEDDFRQIRAIYYGMIAEMDAQLGRIWQAVKAAGAWNDTLIVLTSDHAEMMGDHFMLGKGGYFDGSYHIPLVIRDPRHRKAAGSTVDRFTEAVDILPTLMDLLGGAPEPHLDGCSLKPFLSGGTPAVWRDAAHWEFDFRSIADGEAERHFGIASRQCNLAVIRTKKFKYVHFGGGLPPLLFDVEADPGELTNLATSPAHLSTRLEFAERLLAWRAEHLDQSLALAELTDNGVAGYVGSRQ
- a CDS encoding VOC family protein, whose product is MLDQIKGLHHVTSMAKDARQNNDFFTHKLGLRRVKKTVNFDAPDIYHLYYGDEVGTPGSVMTYFPFPNIGKGRRGVGEVGTTVYSVPQGTLAYWEKRFADEGVTGVSRGESFGEKRIRFDGPDGDGFALVEDKADSRAPWAKGGIPADEAIRGFHSVALRLKDGGATEELLKFMGYEEVEKSGTVRRLALKNGNGADVVDIESLPTAAFADLGAGSVHHVAFAVENRAKQLEVRKALTDTGYGVTPVIDRDYFWAIYFRTPGGVLFEVATNEPGFDRDEDTAHLGEALKLPTQHQHLRPYLEQHLQKLEG
- a CDS encoding alpha/beta hydrolase; translated protein: MSKDAYIHKVLPGSPGGPLLFVFHGTGGDESQLVSLGRDLAPQATIISPRGDVSEQGAARFFRRTGEGVYDMDDLARATGKMAGFVKAHVEAAKPSAVLGLGYSNGANILASVVFGAPALFDASVLMHPLIPFEPKVNGSLAGRHILVSAGKRDPICPPNLTTRLEAYLRADGADVTVEWHDGGHEVRPNEIEAARLFFAGAAQGV
- a CDS encoding GNAT family N-acetyltransferase produces the protein MPDQLPEIELEDRGSKGRYVLRGPGGAEAEMTFTKIGEHQIIIDHTEVPDVFRGQGAGLRLVTRAVEDARAAGKKIIPLCPFANAQFRRHKEWADVLKQ
- a CDS encoding dipeptidase, which gives rise to MTASDLVPVFDGHNDTLLRLYQSKDTDVEKLFIEGKSGGHIDLPRAKAGGFAGGMFAIFPPPVEKARRSAVPSAPSDSEPLPPEVPRTDALNSTIAMASILFRLERAGALAVCRSAADVRNAMAKGTIAAVFHIEGVEAIDPELTMLDVLHAAGLRSLGIVWSRPNAFGHGVPFRFPSSPDTGPGLTDAGKALVKACNELKIMIDLSHLNEKGFRDVVALSDAPLVATHSNVHAICGHSRNLTDWQLGAIRESGGMVGLNFATGFLREDGRMNADTSLDIMVRHVDSLLQALGEDGVGLGSDFDGAMIPAVIGDVAGLPKLIDALAARGFGRALIEKIAYRNWLSMLERTIG